In Pedobacter sp. WC2423, the following are encoded in one genomic region:
- the istB gene encoding IS21-like element helper ATPase IstB — protein MNQKQQIDQYCRQYKITGMAVKIEQMVKIAENKQLSYMGFLIELFEQESLHREQQAKERLLKTAQLPAKCSLDQYEIRDQNGLSLQKINTLKEMDWLDQIYNIMLLGPSGVGKTFFAAGLCAQAIEKGYKAYFRTMDDILNILRMKDFSRAAMADYKRLAKANLIIIDDIMLFPVEKAQAINLFNFINQLYENTSFIITTNKMPADWAKMLDDEVLATALLDRLLFRCEVINLAGKSYRMENRKTIFET, from the coding sequence ATGAACCAAAAACAACAGATTGATCAATACTGCCGCCAGTATAAGATTACAGGAATGGCCGTAAAAATAGAACAGATGGTTAAAATAGCCGAAAACAAGCAACTCAGTTACATGGGTTTTCTAATTGAGCTTTTTGAACAGGAATCCCTGCACAGAGAGCAGCAGGCCAAAGAAAGATTACTTAAAACTGCGCAATTGCCCGCGAAATGCAGCCTTGACCAATATGAAATACGGGATCAAAACGGGCTCTCTCTGCAAAAAATAAATACGTTGAAGGAAATGGACTGGCTGGATCAAATCTATAATATTATGTTGCTCGGCCCTTCAGGGGTAGGAAAGACTTTTTTTGCAGCCGGACTTTGTGCACAGGCAATAGAAAAAGGCTATAAAGCTTATTTCAGAACAATGGATGATATCCTGAATATACTTCGCATGAAGGACTTTTCCAGAGCTGCAATGGCAGATTATAAGAGGCTCGCCAAGGCCAATCTAATTATCATTGATGATATTATGCTCTTTCCGGTAGAAAAAGCCCAGGCAATTAATCTGTTCAACTTTATCAATCAATTGTATGAGAATACTTCATTTATTATTACCACCAATAAGATGCCTGCAGATTGGGCTAAAATGCTTGATGACGAAGTGCTGGCAACCGCATTACTTGATCGCTTACTCTTCAGATGTGAAGTCATTAACCTCGCTGGAAAAAGCTACAGAATGGAGAATAGAAAAACTATTTTTGAAACTTAA
- the istA gene encoding IS21 family transposase, giving the protein MNAFLRKFMMYYDIKRMHLDGRSISQISKALGCNRRTVKKYLDMEDEEFESFLKSQSTRGKLLLPYETFVRERLELYRDTSAAQMHDWLKEHHAEFPQVNQKTIFNFVKWVRHQHHLPFERPLRDYSAVEDAAYGMQGQIDFGEYNMRSGDGKRVKIYFFTLVLSRSRFKYVCFSCKPFTSSTAITAHESAFKYIKGIPDTLVYDQDKVFISNENHGELILTAQFKAYVRDRKFKVHMCRKADPESKGKIENVVKYIKQNFLYNRAFHDLETLNEDGLKWLERTANRLDHALTKKSPLNEWQIEQDFLRPFEPIADTGPAPVLYSVRKDNMISWKSNLYSLPLGTYTGRGSQIAVSFENGYLVICGPGQRELCRHAVAEGIGLKIINTDHKRDKSAALAEMTAEVCKLISDGDNLRRFISAIRADKPRYLRDQLILLREVITSNDHQLIEKGLLFCLQQGVNSANDFKALISKFKQQAIPVAVTPTGLNPLNGSYPPQALLQPQVSRIDDYQQILNQLN; this is encoded by the coding sequence ATGAACGCATTCTTACGCAAATTTATGATGTATTATGATATTAAACGAATGCACCTTGACGGTCGTTCGATTTCTCAGATTAGCAAAGCCCTGGGTTGCAATCGCCGGACAGTAAAAAAGTATCTGGATATGGAGGATGAGGAATTTGAATCCTTCCTGAAGTCCCAAAGTACGCGGGGAAAGCTGCTTTTACCCTACGAAACTTTCGTTCGTGAGCGGCTGGAACTGTACCGCGATACCTCTGCCGCTCAGATGCATGATTGGTTAAAAGAACATCATGCCGAGTTTCCACAGGTTAACCAGAAAACTATTTTCAATTTTGTAAAGTGGGTTCGTCATCAGCATCACCTGCCTTTTGAGCGCCCCTTGCGGGATTATTCTGCAGTTGAAGACGCTGCTTATGGAATGCAGGGCCAGATAGATTTTGGAGAATATAATATGCGTTCTGGTGATGGAAAACGTGTAAAGATCTATTTCTTCACGCTTGTGCTGTCCCGTTCCCGGTTCAAATACGTTTGTTTCAGCTGTAAACCATTCACCAGTAGTACCGCCATTACTGCGCATGAAAGTGCCTTTAAGTATATCAAAGGCATACCTGATACTTTGGTTTACGACCAGGATAAAGTATTTATCAGCAATGAGAACCATGGAGAACTGATCCTGACTGCGCAATTCAAAGCATATGTGCGCGACCGGAAGTTTAAAGTCCATATGTGCAGAAAAGCAGATCCTGAAAGTAAAGGCAAGATAGAGAACGTGGTGAAGTATATTAAACAGAACTTCCTTTATAACCGCGCCTTCCACGACCTGGAAACACTAAATGAAGATGGATTAAAATGGCTGGAACGCACTGCCAACAGACTGGATCATGCCCTGACTAAGAAATCCCCTTTGAATGAGTGGCAGATTGAACAGGACTTTCTCAGGCCTTTTGAGCCTATCGCTGATACCGGGCCAGCTCCGGTATTATATTCAGTGAGAAAAGATAACATGATTTCCTGGAAAAGTAATCTTTATTCATTGCCCCTTGGAACCTATACCGGCCGGGGAAGTCAGATAGCTGTTAGTTTTGAAAATGGATATCTGGTTATCTGTGGACCAGGTCAGAGAGAATTATGCAGGCACGCGGTCGCTGAAGGGATTGGCCTAAAGATCATCAATACTGATCACAAAAGGGATAAAAGTGCAGCCCTGGCAGAAATGACGGCTGAAGTCTGTAAGCTGATCAGTGACGGAGATAATTTGCGCCGCTTCATTAGCGCCATTCGCGCTGATAAGCCCCGGTATCTGCGTGATCAGTTGATCCTGCTCCGTGAGGTCATTACCAGTAACGACCATCAGCTGATTGAAAAAGGATTACTCTTCTGCCTGCAGCAAGGCGTAAACAGTGCCAATGACTTTAAGGCACTGATCTCAAAGTTTAAGCAACAGGCCATCCCGGTAGCAGTCACCCCAACAGGGTTAAACCCCTTGAACGGGTCTTATCCACCGCAAGCTTTGCTACAGCCCCAGGTAAGTAGAATTGATGACTATCAGCAAATCCTGAATCAACTTAATTAA